One segment of Capnocytophaga sp. oral taxon 878 DNA contains the following:
- the rplL gene encoding 50S ribosomal protein L7/L12: MADLKNFAEQLVNLTVKEVNELAQILKEEYGIEPAAAAVAVAAGPAAGGAEAAAEKTEFDVILKSAGANKLAVVKLVKDLTGLGLKEAKEVVDGAPSKVKEGVSKEEAEGLKKSLEEAGAEVELK, encoded by the coding sequence ATGGCAGATTTAAAAAATTTCGCAGAACAATTAGTAAACTTAACCGTTAAAGAAGTAAACGAGCTTGCACAAATCCTTAAAGAAGAATACGGAATTGAGCCAGCGGCAGCAGCAGTAGCAGTAGCAGCAGGACCTGCAGCAGGTGGAGCTGAAGCAGCAGCTGAAAAAACTGAATTTGACGTAATCTTGAAATCAGCAGGTGCTAACAAATTAGCTGTAGTTAAATTAGTAAAAGATCTTACTGGTCTTGGACTAAAAGAAGCTAAAGAAGTAGTAGACGGTGCTCCTTCAAAAGTAAAAGAAGGTGTTTCTAAAGAAGAGGCAGAAGGTCTTAAAAAATCTTTAGAAGAAGCTGGAGCTGAAGTAGAATTGAAATAA
- the rplJ gene encoding 50S ribosomal protein L10 has protein sequence MTREEKSLVIENLTAQLAENNVIYVTDLTGLNAQATSALRRACFKANIKLAVVKNTLLAKAMEASDKDFGELPSILKGNTSLMYAEVGNVPAKLIKEFRKKSEKPILKGAYIDSAVFVGDNQLDSLAAIKSKNEVIGDIIGLLQSPAKNVISALKSGGGKLAGIIKTLSEKE, from the coding sequence ATGACAAGAGAAGAAAAATCATTAGTAATAGAAAATTTGACTGCTCAGTTAGCTGAAAATAATGTTATTTATGTAACAGACCTAACTGGATTAAATGCTCAAGCTACAAGTGCGTTACGTCGTGCTTGTTTTAAAGCAAATATCAAGTTGGCAGTAGTGAAGAATACCTTGCTTGCTAAAGCGATGGAAGCTTCAGATAAGGATTTTGGTGAATTACCAAGTATTCTTAAAGGTAATACCTCATTGATGTATGCAGAAGTAGGAAATGTGCCTGCTAAGCTTATCAAAGAGTTTCGTAAAAAATCAGAAAAGCCTATTTTGAAAGGGGCTTATATTGATTCGGCTGTTTTTGTAGGTGATAACCAATTAGATTCTCTTGCGGCAATCAAATCTAAGAATGAGGTTATTGGTGACATCATCGGCTTGCTTCAATCACCTGCTAAAAATGTTATTTCTGCTCTTAAATCAGGAGGCGGAAAATTGGCAGGTATTATCAAAACCTTGTCTGAAAAAGAGTAA
- the rplA gene encoding 50S ribosomal protein L1 produces MAKLTKKHKEALAKVDRNKLYSLKDASALLKEITYTKFDASVDIAVRLGVDPRKANQMVRGVVTLPHGTGKDVRVLALVTPDKEAEAKAAGADYVGLDEYLQKIKDGWTDVDVIVTMPAVMGKLGPLGRVLGPRGLMPNPKTGTVTMEIGKAVQEVKSGKIDFRVDKTGIVHASIGKASFSVEKIVDNANELIQTLIKMKPTAAKGTYMKSIYLSTTMSPSVAVDTKTV; encoded by the coding sequence ATGGCAAAATTGACAAAGAAACACAAAGAAGCTCTTGCTAAAGTTGATAGGAATAAGCTTTATTCCCTCAAAGATGCTTCTGCATTATTGAAAGAAATCACTTACACAAAATTTGATGCTTCGGTAGATATCGCGGTGCGATTGGGAGTAGACCCACGTAAAGCGAACCAGATGGTTCGTGGTGTGGTAACACTACCTCACGGAACAGGTAAAGATGTGCGAGTGTTGGCCCTTGTAACTCCTGATAAAGAAGCTGAAGCTAAAGCAGCTGGTGCTGACTATGTGGGGTTGGATGAATATCTACAAAAAATTAAAGATGGTTGGACAGATGTAGACGTTATTGTTACTATGCCTGCTGTAATGGGTAAATTAGGACCTTTAGGACGTGTGCTAGGACCTCGTGGTTTGATGCCTAACCCTAAGACAGGTACTGTTACTATGGAGATAGGTAAAGCTGTACAAGAAGTAAAATCTGGTAAAATTGACTTTAGAGTAGATAAAACAGGTATTGTACATGCTTCAATAGGTAAAGCCTCTTTCTCAGTAGAGAAGATTGTAGATAATGCAAATGAGCTTATACAAACATTGATAAAAATGAAGCCTACCGCTGCAAAAGGTACTTATATGAAATCTATTTACCTTTCAACTACTATGAGTCCTAGTGTGGCAGTAGATACTAAAACAGTTTAA
- the rplK gene encoding 50S ribosomal protein L11: protein MAKEISKVVKLQARGGQANPSPPIGPALGAAGVNIMEFCKQFNARTQDKQGKVLPVVITVYKDKSFDFVIKTAPAAVQLLEIAKVKGGSGEPNRKKVANVTWEQVKAIAEDKMPDLSAFTLEAAMTMIAGTARSMGITVTGEKPF, encoded by the coding sequence ATGGCAAAAGAAATTAGTAAAGTAGTTAAACTACAAGCTCGGGGAGGTCAAGCGAACCCTTCGCCACCAATTGGACCCGCATTAGGTGCTGCCGGTGTTAACATTATGGAGTTCTGTAAACAGTTTAATGCTCGTACACAGGACAAACAAGGGAAAGTACTTCCTGTTGTTATCACAGTTTATAAAGACAAGTCATTTGACTTTGTTATAAAGACAGCTCCTGCTGCAGTTCAGCTATTGGAAATCGCTAAGGTTAAAGGAGGTTCCGGAGAGCCCAACCGTAAGAAAGTAGCCAATGTTACTTGGGAACAAGTAAAGGCTATAGCAGAGGATAAGATGCCTGATTTGAGTGCATTCACCCTTGAGGCAGCAATGACTATGATTGCTGGTACGGCACGTTCAATGGGTATAACAGTAACTGGTGAAAAACCTTTTTAA
- the nusG gene encoding transcription termination/antitermination protein NusG, whose amino-acid sequence MSGLLEKKWYVVKTVTGQENKIKNYIESESSRLGYADYVEEVLVPTEKVVQVRNGKKITKERVHMPGYVMVKAHLAGEVVHIIKSIPGVVGFLSETKGGDPLPLRKADVNRMLGQVDELAETVEAVAIPYEVGEMVKLIDGPFNGFNGTIERVNEEKRKLEVMVKIFGRKTPLELSYTQVEKM is encoded by the coding sequence ATGTCTGGATTGTTAGAAAAGAAGTGGTACGTTGTAAAAACAGTTACCGGTCAGGAGAATAAAATAAAGAACTACATAGAGAGTGAATCAAGCCGTTTGGGCTATGCTGACTATGTAGAAGAGGTATTAGTGCCTACAGAGAAGGTGGTGCAAGTGCGCAATGGTAAGAAAATTACTAAGGAGCGAGTGCATATGCCAGGATATGTAATGGTAAAAGCTCATTTGGCTGGAGAGGTAGTCCATATAATCAAATCAATTCCAGGTGTAGTAGGCTTTTTAAGTGAAACCAAAGGGGGAGACCCGCTGCCCTTACGCAAGGCGGATGTGAACCGTATGTTGGGGCAAGTAGATGAGCTAGCTGAGACAGTAGAAGCGGTAGCTATTCCGTATGAAGTAGGAGAGATGGTGAAGCTTATAGATGGGCCTTTCAATGGTTTTAACGGGACTATTGAGCGTGTGAATGAGGAGAAGCGCAAGCTAGAAGTAATGGTGAAGATTTTTGGAAGAAAAACGCCATTAGAGCTTAGCTATACCCAAGTAGAAAAAATGTAA
- the secE gene encoding preprotein translocase subunit SecE translates to MVQYIKESYEELKNHVTWPTLASSQKEMVVVVVFAVLFSLVIWGMDSSFEYLIGKYFKFMQ, encoded by the coding sequence ATGGTTCAGTATATTAAAGAGTCGTATGAAGAGTTAAAGAACCACGTAACGTGGCCTACACTTGCTAGTTCACAGAAAGAAATGGTGGTAGTAGTGGTATTTGCCGTGCTATTTTCATTAGTTATATGGGGAATGGATTCTTCATTTGAATACCTTATAGGTAAGTATTTTAAATTTATGCAATAA
- a CDS encoding leucine-rich repeat domain-containing protein, with the protein MKTTTRTYILWFLLLCVQFLTAQKGVEALFIKEGTLLKCENNKIPADGRIELPRTVKMIGAEAFKDCNRLKSIDIGGGVTAIDERAFLGCAALEGVEMLPNSVQQIGAQAFAYCSKLQSVTLPNSVTEIGEEAFRGCFLLQQVDIPESVTVLGGRVFLDNTNLKEVNFITQNLRVIPSGLFYQCKELKKVNLPASVRHLKSSAFAYCEALEEILLPEALEVVGDDCFEYCKRLKAIDIPDSVIYIGSSAFHSCTGLQQAKLPYGLRHILNDTFLDCTALQAIIIPDTVEKINMHAFRNCTSLAAVQFPLALTDIYYGAFYGCKNLQEITLPDEVKYIGVFAFGECTSLQAIELPRAVIEVAAKLFYNCSSLKEVKLSKFTTSIGVQTFYGCSSLAELRLPATVEKIDLAAFENSGLTELHCKAVTPPEVNRSLGYKGKVVVPYRSVEAYKQAVGWQDCAVE; encoded by the coding sequence ATGAAGACTACCACTCGTACATACATTTTATGGTTTCTGCTATTGTGTGTGCAGTTTTTGACAGCACAAAAAGGGGTAGAGGCTTTGTTTATTAAAGAGGGTACGCTACTGAAGTGTGAGAATAATAAGATTCCGGCGGATGGGCGTATTGAGTTGCCACGCACTGTAAAGATGATTGGTGCTGAGGCTTTTAAGGATTGTAATAGGCTGAAAAGTATTGATATAGGGGGAGGAGTAACAGCTATTGATGAGCGTGCTTTTTTGGGATGTGCGGCTCTTGAAGGGGTAGAGATGTTGCCTAATTCGGTTCAGCAAATAGGTGCGCAAGCTTTTGCTTATTGTTCTAAATTACAGAGTGTTACATTACCTAACTCGGTAACAGAGATAGGTGAGGAGGCTTTTAGAGGATGCTTTTTGTTACAACAGGTTGATATTCCTGAAAGTGTTACGGTGCTTGGTGGTAGGGTTTTCTTAGATAATACGAATCTTAAAGAAGTGAATTTCATCACTCAAAACCTAAGGGTGATACCGTCGGGGTTATTTTACCAGTGTAAGGAACTAAAAAAGGTGAATTTGCCAGCGAGTGTAAGGCATCTTAAGAGTAGTGCTTTTGCTTATTGCGAGGCTTTGGAAGAGATTTTGCTTCCTGAGGCCTTGGAGGTGGTAGGAGATGACTGTTTTGAGTATTGTAAGAGGCTAAAGGCTATTGATATTCCTGACAGTGTGATATATATAGGGTCTAGCGCTTTTCATAGTTGTACGGGGTTACAACAAGCAAAGTTGCCTTATGGCTTGCGGCATATACTGAATGATACTTTTTTGGATTGTACTGCTTTGCAGGCTATTATCATTCCAGATACGGTAGAGAAAATTAATATGCATGCTTTTAGAAATTGCACTTCACTTGCAGCGGTGCAGTTTCCGTTGGCGCTTACCGATATATATTACGGGGCTTTTTATGGCTGCAAGAATCTTCAAGAAATAACGCTTCCTGATGAGGTTAAATATATAGGTGTATTTGCCTTTGGTGAATGTACGAGCCTGCAAGCCATAGAGTTGCCTCGTGCAGTGATAGAGGTGGCTGCAAAACTCTTCTATAATTGTAGTAGCTTAAAAGAAGTGAAACTATCAAAATTTACAACGAGTATAGGGGTACAGACATTTTATGGTTGTAGTAGTTTGGCAGAACTGAGATTGCCAGCTACAGTAGAAAAGATTGATTTGGCAGCCTTTGAGAATAGCGGACTTACAGAATTGCATTGTAAGGCAGTAACGCCTCCGGAAGTAAATAGGAGTTTGGGGTATAAGGGGAAGGTAGTGGTGCCATATAGATCGGTTGAGGCTTATAAACAAGCTGTAGGCTGGCAAGACTGCGCTGTGGAATAA
- a CDS encoding TIGR00730 family Rossman fold protein, with amino-acid sequence MKKHSKVWNDTKTHDSWSIFKIMGEFVHGYEQMSSIGPCVCIFGSARIKPDNPYYELTVRIAKKIVDEGFGIITGGGPGIMEAGNKGAHLNKGVSAGLNIDLPFEQSNNSYIDHDKNIKFNYFFARKVMFIKYSKAFVAMPGGFGTLDELFETLTLVQTGKIDKIPIILVGTDYWGGLVGWIKQVLLEKFGNISAEDLDLFHLVDTEEEVIKVIEDFYNNKQQLRPNF; translated from the coding sequence ATGAAAAAACATTCAAAAGTTTGGAATGATACTAAGACACACGACTCTTGGTCGATATTTAAAATAATGGGGGAATTTGTACACGGTTATGAGCAGATGAGCTCGATAGGGCCGTGTGTGTGTATTTTTGGTTCGGCACGTATTAAGCCTGATAATCCTTATTATGAACTTACTGTGCGCATTGCCAAAAAGATAGTAGATGAGGGTTTTGGTATTATTACTGGTGGTGGGCCAGGTATTATGGAAGCAGGTAATAAGGGGGCACACCTTAACAAAGGAGTATCGGCAGGACTGAATATTGACTTGCCTTTTGAACAGAGCAACAATAGCTATATAGACCACGATAAGAATATTAAATTCAACTATTTTTTTGCTAGAAAGGTGATGTTTATTAAATATTCGAAGGCTTTTGTGGCTATGCCAGGTGGTTTTGGTACGCTTGATGAGCTTTTTGAGACGCTTACCTTGGTTCAGACTGGTAAAATAGATAAAATTCCTATTATTTTGGTAGGTACTGACTATTGGGGAGGCTTAGTGGGATGGATTAAGCAGGTTTTGCTGGAGAAATTTGGTAATATTAGTGCTGAGGACTTGGATTTGTTTCACTTGGTGGATACAGAAGAAGAGGTGATTAAAGTGATAGAAGATTTCTACAATAATAAACAGCAGCTAAGACCAAACTTCTAA
- a CDS encoding VWA domain-containing protein: MNDQLTRWRLILGRDAQAMGDVSLTEEQSLMDATLAALYDDTDGTGNGGGGGKRSAGLGSSSPNLAKWLTDVRSFFPPDVVSVIQTDAIERKGLTKLLFEPETLKNVKPDISMVGTLMALKGQIPAKSKDTARELVKEVVNEIMKRMEQDLRRAVTGALNKKAHTPIANFSSTDWKRTIQRNLKNYDTATKRIIPEKFYFFERTQRQKNWTVILDIDQSGSMCDSIIYSSVMGSIFASMPALDTHVVVFDTEITDLTEACRQDPVDMLFGVQLGGGTDINKSVAYCQTLIENPRKTMFILISDLYEGGVRAGLLRRLNEMHQDGVKVIVLLALSDSGRPDYDEHLGKEISKLGIACFACTPDRLPELVENALKGNDLKKFESASRTEKEV, translated from the coding sequence ATGAACGATCAACTTACAAGATGGCGACTTATTTTGGGTCGGGATGCACAGGCTATGGGAGATGTGTCTTTGACAGAAGAGCAATCACTGATGGATGCTACTCTTGCTGCCCTTTATGACGATACAGATGGTACTGGCAATGGAGGTGGTGGAGGAAAGCGCTCGGCTGGGTTGGGGAGTTCTTCTCCTAACTTGGCGAAGTGGCTTACTGATGTACGTTCTTTTTTTCCGCCTGATGTGGTGAGTGTTATCCAAACGGATGCTATTGAGCGCAAGGGGCTTACTAAACTTCTTTTTGAACCTGAAACTCTTAAGAATGTAAAGCCAGATATCTCGATGGTGGGTACGTTGATGGCATTGAAGGGGCAGATTCCTGCCAAATCAAAAGATACAGCCAGAGAGTTGGTAAAAGAGGTGGTGAACGAGATTATGAAGCGTATGGAACAGGACTTGCGCAGGGCTGTTACGGGTGCTTTGAACAAAAAAGCGCATACCCCTATAGCTAATTTCTCATCGACAGATTGGAAAAGAACCATACAACGCAACCTTAAGAATTACGATACGGCTACGAAACGTATTATACCTGAGAAGTTTTACTTTTTTGAACGTACCCAACGGCAAAAGAATTGGACGGTGATACTGGATATAGACCAAAGTGGCTCGATGTGTGATTCGATTATCTACTCATCGGTGATGGGGTCTATTTTTGCAAGTATGCCAGCTTTGGATACTCACGTGGTAGTGTTTGACACAGAGATTACAGACCTTACGGAGGCTTGTAGACAAGACCCTGTGGATATGCTTTTCGGGGTGCAACTGGGCGGTGGAACTGATATTAACAAATCGGTGGCGTATTGCCAGACACTTATTGAGAATCCGCGTAAGACGATGTTTATCCTTATATCAGACCTTTATGAAGGAGGGGTGAGAGCGGGGCTTTTGCGCAGACTGAATGAGATGCATCAAGATGGGGTAAAGGTAATAGTACTTTTGGCTTTGTCGGACAGTGGTAGGCCTGATTATGATGAACATCTTGGCAAAGAGATTAGTAAATTGGGTATTGCTTGTTTTGCTTGTACGCCTGATAGATTGCCTGAACTGGTAGAGAATGCACTGAAGGGTAATGACCTTAAAAAGTTTGAAAGTGCGAGTAGGACAGAGAAAGAGGTGTAA